One genomic region from Phragmites australis chromosome 1, lpPhrAust1.1, whole genome shotgun sequence encodes:
- the LOC133915788 gene encoding ubiquitin-like modifier-activating enzyme atg7 isoform X2 translates to MAGAGFPRPLQVHAIQSCAEEGFWDALRRLKLDVLGTDDSPIPITGYYTPRQNRKVASRLRLCPESLVPPSHNSIGSRNNCPVPGTLINTNNTRGFQNLDRELLLKAEAKKILHDIMSGKVEEDPALLLRFLVISFADLKNWKVYYNVAFPSLVFSSKMTLLSLQDSSQVLSKEEAASLYKSLQEWRASSETTVPFFLVSISSDSSASVRQLKDWKACQGNCQNLLFGFYDHGFRHDNGKLDFPGWALRNYISFLSMRWKIEKVQFFCYRELRGQPDLEQSLIGEASFPPPCGWDDPDYVPEVIGWEGEKPGKGTKEMIPKEINLQSMNPASQDEEKQLMHLKLMGWRHFPVNIDKLSRVRVLLLGAGILGCEVARLLMTWGVRKLSVVDSGSVATSDLVKQSLYIDKDCGVPRVTAIVPHLKARCPAMEVEGTKMEIPVPGHPVSPSKIASVLDDCKRLQTLVASNDVVFLLTDTWESKWLPTLLCANQNKIAVTAVLGYDNYLVMRHGAGPGTRSGVMDEVIAQIEHLSTEDALGRQRLGCCFCNDAASLSIPNGTLDQQAIALPGLTSIASGEAVELFARMLHHPDEIHAAGDIAGMDTEHQLGLLPHQLRGSLPKCVLSTELGNSSSNCTACSNAVLSEYRRRGLDFVVQAINHPTYLKDLTGITDLKKPDACPRMPANIPVNSDKFSDVRCLLLGVGTLGCDVARILMDCGVRKLTVVDSGRVVVSNLARQSLYTSDDRGAPKATAILRHLADRCPSVDAQGIQMEIPMPGHPVSPSEVAGVLEDCKRLEELVASHDAIFLLTDTRESRWLPTLLCTNENKIAITAALGYDSYLVMRHGAGPGINCEGSDVVATTGKLSTKDAFGRQRLGCYFCNDVVAPVDSVSNRTLDQQCTVTRPGLASIASGRAVDLFTRMLHHPDGIHAPGENAGTIGEHPLGLLPHQIRGSLSQYNLLTLLGYSSSNCTACSNAVLSEYRRRGMDFVMQVINEPTYLEDLTGLTDLMKSVAYSQVEWLDGTDEDELVDI, encoded by the exons ATGGCGGGGGCAGGGTTCCCTCGGCCGCTGCAGGTCCACGCGATCCAGAGCTGCGCGGAGGAGGGGTTCTGGGACGCGCTCCGCCGCCTCAAGCTCGACGTCCTCGGCACCGACGACTCCCCCATCCCCATCACCG GTTATTATACTCCACGCCAGAATCGCAAGGTTGCAAGCCGCTTAAGGCTATGCCCAGAATCATTAGTGCCACCATCTCACAATTCCATTGGCTCTAGGAACAATTGCCCAGTCCCAGGTACCCTCATAAACACTAATAACACGAGAGGATTCCAAAACCTAGACAGAGAGCTTCTTCTGAAAGCAGAAGCGAAGAAG ATATTGCATGACATTATGTCCGGTAAAGTAGAAGAGGATCCTGCTCTGCTACTTAGGTTCCTTGTGATATCATTTGCTGATCTGAAGAATTGGAAGGTCTATTACAATGTTGCATTCCCCTCACTGGTTTTCAGCTCTAAAATGACCCTGCTCAGCCTGCAAGACTCGTCACAAGTGCTCAGCAAAGAAGAG GCAGCATCCTTGTATAAATCATTGCAAGAGTGGCGTGCTTCTAGTGAAACAACAG TTCCATTCTTTCTGGTTAGTATATCCTCAGATTCCTCTGCCTCTGTAAGACAACTGAAGGACTGGAAAGCTTGCCAGGGGAACTGTCAAAAT CTGCTATTTGGGTTTTATGATCATGGCTTTCGGCATGACAATGGCAAACTAGATTTCCCTGGCTGGGCTCTTAGAAACTACATTTCATTCCTGAGCATGCGGTGGAAGATCGAGAAAGTTCAGTTCTTCTGCTACCGAGAATTGCGTGGGCAGCCTGATCTAGAACAGTCCTTAATTGGCGAAGCATCATTTCCACCACCTTGTG GCTGGGATGACCCTGATTATGTACCTGAAGTTATTGGGTGGGAAGGAGAAAAGCCTgggaagggaacaaaagaaaTGATACCAAAAGAAATAAATCTTCAATCAATGAATCCGGCAAG TCAGGATGAAGAAAAACAATTGATGCACTTGAAGCTTATGGGGTGGCGCCACTTTCCAGTGAATATAGACAAGTTATCGCGTGTTCGAGTTCTTCTGTTGGGTGCTGGAATTCTTGGATGTGAAGTTGCTCGCCTACTTATG ACCTGGGGTGTACGGAAACTTTCAGTGGTTGACAGTGGTTCTGTTGCCACATCTGATCTTGTCAAACAATCACTCTACATAGACAAGGACTGTGGAGTCCCAAGAGTGACTGCAATAGTTCCACATCTCAAAGCAAGATGTCCTGCAATG GAGGTAGAAGGCACGAAAATGGAAATACCAGTGCCTGGGCATCCTGTTTCTCCCAGCAAAATAGCAAGTGTGCTTGATGATTGCAAGCGTCTCCAAACATTAGTGGCTTCCAATGACGTGGTCTTTTTGTTAACTGACACATGGGAGAGCAAGTGGCTTCCAACTCTTTTGTGTGCAAATCAAAACAAG ATTGCTGTTACTGCAGTATTAGGATATGACAATTACCTTGTCATGCGACATGGTGCTGGTCCAGGAACAAGAAGTGGGGTTATGGATGAAGTGATTGCTCAGATAGAGCATTTGTCCACAGAAGATGCTCTTGGACGTCAAAGATTGGGCTGTTGTTTCTGCAATGATGCTGCTTCCCTT TCAATCCCTAATGGAACACTAGATCAACAAGCAATAGCACTACCTGGACTAACCTCGATTGCATCTGGCGAAGCAGTGGAGCTGTTTGCTAGGATGTTACATCATCCTGATGA GATACATGCTGCAGGAGATATTGCTGGTATGGACACTGAACATCAGCTTGGTCTATTGCCACATCAGCTACGAGGATCACTCCCAAAGTGTGTTTTATCAACTGAATTAGGCAATTCCTCAAGCAATTGTACTGCATGTTCCAATGCA GTATTGTCAGAGTATAGAAGAAGAGGATTGGATTTTGTTGTGCAGGCCATCAACCATCCAACATATCTAAAAGATCTAACAGgcattactgatttgaaaaagccGGATGCTTGTCCTAGAATGCCCGCCAATATCCCTGTAAATTCAGACAAGTTTTCCGATGTCAGATGCCTACTTTTAGGTGTTGGGACTCTTGGATGTGATGTTGCCCGTATTCTTATG GACTGTGGTGTACGGAAGCTAACAGTGGTTGATAGTGGCCGTGTTGTTGTGTCAAATTTGGCGAGACAATCACTCTACACATCTGATGATCGTGGTGCCCCCAAAGCGACTGCGATACTTAGGCATCTAGCGGACAGATGTCCTTCAGTG GATGCacaaggcattcaaatggaaaTACCTATGCCAGGGCATCCTGTGTCTCCTAGTGAAGTAGCTGGTGTGCTTGAAGATTGCAAGCGCCTGGAGGAATTAGTAGCTTCCCATGATGCTATCTTCTTGTTGACCGACACCAGGGAAAGTAGATGGCTTCCAACGCTCCTCTGCACTAATGAAAACAAG ATTGCGATTACCGCAGCATTAGGGTATGACAGTTACCTTGTCATGCGACATGGGGCTGGTCCTGGCATAAATTGTGAAGGTTCGGATGTGGTTGCTACCACGGGTAAGCTGTCCACAAAGGATGCTTTTGGACGTCAAAGACTGGGGTGCTATTTCTGCAATGATGTTGTTGCTCCTGTTGAT TCAGTCTCCAATCGAACACTGGATCAACAATGTACAGTAACACGACCTGGTCTAGCCTCTATTGCATCTGGACGTGCCGTTGACCTCTTCACAAGAATGCTACATCATCCAGATGG GATACATGCTCCAGGAGAGAACGCTGGCACGATCGGTGAGCATCCGCTTGGCCTATTGCCTCACCAGATACGAGGATCACTGTCACAGTACAACTTATTAACACTCTTGGGTTATTCCTCTAGCAATTGCACGGCGTGTTCCAATGCG GTATTGTCTGAATATCGGAGGAGAGGAATGGATTTTGTGATGCAAGTGATCAACGAACCAACTTATTTGGAAGACCTAACTGGCCTGACGGACTTGATGAAATCTGTAGCTTACTCTCAGGTCGAGTGGTTAGATGGAACCGATGAGGACGAGTTAGTCGACATCTGA
- the LOC133915788 gene encoding ubiquitin-like modifier-activating enzyme atg7 isoform X1, producing the protein MAGAGFPRPLQVHAIQSCAEEGFWDALRRLKLDVLGTDDSPIPITGYYTPRQNRKVASRLRLCPESLVPPSHNSIGSRNNCPVPGTLINTNNTRGFQNLDRELLLKAEAKKILHDIMSGKVEEDPALLLRFLVISFADLKNWKVYYNVAFPSLVFSSKMTLLSLQDSSQVLSKEEAASLYKSLQEWRASSETTVPFFLVSISSDSSASVRQLKDWKACQGNCQNLLFGFYDHGFRHDNGKLDFPGWALRNYISFLSMRWKIEKVQFFCYRELRGQPDLEQSLIGEASFPPPCGWDDPDYVPEVIGWEGEKPGKGTKEMIPKEINLQSMNPASQDEEKQLMHLKLMGWRHFPVNIDKLSRVRVLLLGAGILGCEVARLLMTWGVRKLSVVDSGSVATSDLVKQSLYIDKDCGVPRVTAIVPHLKARCPAMEVEGTKMEIPVPGHPVSPSKIASVLDDCKRLQTLVASNDVVFLLTDTWESKWLPTLLCANQNKIAVTAVLGYDNYLVMRHGAGPGTRSGVMDEVIAQIEHLSTEDALGRQRLGCCFCNDAASLVNSIPNGTLDQQAIALPGLTSIASGEAVELFARMLHHPDEIHAAGDIAGMDTEHQLGLLPHQLRGSLPKCVLSTELGNSSSNCTACSNAVLSEYRRRGLDFVVQAINHPTYLKDLTGITDLKKPDACPRMPANIPVNSDKFSDVRCLLLGVGTLGCDVARILMDCGVRKLTVVDSGRVVVSNLARQSLYTSDDRGAPKATAILRHLADRCPSVDAQGIQMEIPMPGHPVSPSEVAGVLEDCKRLEELVASHDAIFLLTDTRESRWLPTLLCTNENKIAITAALGYDSYLVMRHGAGPGINCEGSDVVATTGKLSTKDAFGRQRLGCYFCNDVVAPVDSVSNRTLDQQCTVTRPGLASIASGRAVDLFTRMLHHPDGIHAPGENAGTIGEHPLGLLPHQIRGSLSQYNLLTLLGYSSSNCTACSNAVLSEYRRRGMDFVMQVINEPTYLEDLTGLTDLMKSVAYSQVEWLDGTDEDELVDI; encoded by the exons ATGGCGGGGGCAGGGTTCCCTCGGCCGCTGCAGGTCCACGCGATCCAGAGCTGCGCGGAGGAGGGGTTCTGGGACGCGCTCCGCCGCCTCAAGCTCGACGTCCTCGGCACCGACGACTCCCCCATCCCCATCACCG GTTATTATACTCCACGCCAGAATCGCAAGGTTGCAAGCCGCTTAAGGCTATGCCCAGAATCATTAGTGCCACCATCTCACAATTCCATTGGCTCTAGGAACAATTGCCCAGTCCCAGGTACCCTCATAAACACTAATAACACGAGAGGATTCCAAAACCTAGACAGAGAGCTTCTTCTGAAAGCAGAAGCGAAGAAG ATATTGCATGACATTATGTCCGGTAAAGTAGAAGAGGATCCTGCTCTGCTACTTAGGTTCCTTGTGATATCATTTGCTGATCTGAAGAATTGGAAGGTCTATTACAATGTTGCATTCCCCTCACTGGTTTTCAGCTCTAAAATGACCCTGCTCAGCCTGCAAGACTCGTCACAAGTGCTCAGCAAAGAAGAG GCAGCATCCTTGTATAAATCATTGCAAGAGTGGCGTGCTTCTAGTGAAACAACAG TTCCATTCTTTCTGGTTAGTATATCCTCAGATTCCTCTGCCTCTGTAAGACAACTGAAGGACTGGAAAGCTTGCCAGGGGAACTGTCAAAAT CTGCTATTTGGGTTTTATGATCATGGCTTTCGGCATGACAATGGCAAACTAGATTTCCCTGGCTGGGCTCTTAGAAACTACATTTCATTCCTGAGCATGCGGTGGAAGATCGAGAAAGTTCAGTTCTTCTGCTACCGAGAATTGCGTGGGCAGCCTGATCTAGAACAGTCCTTAATTGGCGAAGCATCATTTCCACCACCTTGTG GCTGGGATGACCCTGATTATGTACCTGAAGTTATTGGGTGGGAAGGAGAAAAGCCTgggaagggaacaaaagaaaTGATACCAAAAGAAATAAATCTTCAATCAATGAATCCGGCAAG TCAGGATGAAGAAAAACAATTGATGCACTTGAAGCTTATGGGGTGGCGCCACTTTCCAGTGAATATAGACAAGTTATCGCGTGTTCGAGTTCTTCTGTTGGGTGCTGGAATTCTTGGATGTGAAGTTGCTCGCCTACTTATG ACCTGGGGTGTACGGAAACTTTCAGTGGTTGACAGTGGTTCTGTTGCCACATCTGATCTTGTCAAACAATCACTCTACATAGACAAGGACTGTGGAGTCCCAAGAGTGACTGCAATAGTTCCACATCTCAAAGCAAGATGTCCTGCAATG GAGGTAGAAGGCACGAAAATGGAAATACCAGTGCCTGGGCATCCTGTTTCTCCCAGCAAAATAGCAAGTGTGCTTGATGATTGCAAGCGTCTCCAAACATTAGTGGCTTCCAATGACGTGGTCTTTTTGTTAACTGACACATGGGAGAGCAAGTGGCTTCCAACTCTTTTGTGTGCAAATCAAAACAAG ATTGCTGTTACTGCAGTATTAGGATATGACAATTACCTTGTCATGCGACATGGTGCTGGTCCAGGAACAAGAAGTGGGGTTATGGATGAAGTGATTGCTCAGATAGAGCATTTGTCCACAGAAGATGCTCTTGGACGTCAAAGATTGGGCTGTTGTTTCTGCAATGATGCTGCTTCCCTTGTAAAT TCAATCCCTAATGGAACACTAGATCAACAAGCAATAGCACTACCTGGACTAACCTCGATTGCATCTGGCGAAGCAGTGGAGCTGTTTGCTAGGATGTTACATCATCCTGATGA GATACATGCTGCAGGAGATATTGCTGGTATGGACACTGAACATCAGCTTGGTCTATTGCCACATCAGCTACGAGGATCACTCCCAAAGTGTGTTTTATCAACTGAATTAGGCAATTCCTCAAGCAATTGTACTGCATGTTCCAATGCA GTATTGTCAGAGTATAGAAGAAGAGGATTGGATTTTGTTGTGCAGGCCATCAACCATCCAACATATCTAAAAGATCTAACAGgcattactgatttgaaaaagccGGATGCTTGTCCTAGAATGCCCGCCAATATCCCTGTAAATTCAGACAAGTTTTCCGATGTCAGATGCCTACTTTTAGGTGTTGGGACTCTTGGATGTGATGTTGCCCGTATTCTTATG GACTGTGGTGTACGGAAGCTAACAGTGGTTGATAGTGGCCGTGTTGTTGTGTCAAATTTGGCGAGACAATCACTCTACACATCTGATGATCGTGGTGCCCCCAAAGCGACTGCGATACTTAGGCATCTAGCGGACAGATGTCCTTCAGTG GATGCacaaggcattcaaatggaaaTACCTATGCCAGGGCATCCTGTGTCTCCTAGTGAAGTAGCTGGTGTGCTTGAAGATTGCAAGCGCCTGGAGGAATTAGTAGCTTCCCATGATGCTATCTTCTTGTTGACCGACACCAGGGAAAGTAGATGGCTTCCAACGCTCCTCTGCACTAATGAAAACAAG ATTGCGATTACCGCAGCATTAGGGTATGACAGTTACCTTGTCATGCGACATGGGGCTGGTCCTGGCATAAATTGTGAAGGTTCGGATGTGGTTGCTACCACGGGTAAGCTGTCCACAAAGGATGCTTTTGGACGTCAAAGACTGGGGTGCTATTTCTGCAATGATGTTGTTGCTCCTGTTGAT TCAGTCTCCAATCGAACACTGGATCAACAATGTACAGTAACACGACCTGGTCTAGCCTCTATTGCATCTGGACGTGCCGTTGACCTCTTCACAAGAATGCTACATCATCCAGATGG GATACATGCTCCAGGAGAGAACGCTGGCACGATCGGTGAGCATCCGCTTGGCCTATTGCCTCACCAGATACGAGGATCACTGTCACAGTACAACTTATTAACACTCTTGGGTTATTCCTCTAGCAATTGCACGGCGTGTTCCAATGCG GTATTGTCTGAATATCGGAGGAGAGGAATGGATTTTGTGATGCAAGTGATCAACGAACCAACTTATTTGGAAGACCTAACTGGCCTGACGGACTTGATGAAATCTGTAGCTTACTCTCAGGTCGAGTGGTTAGATGGAACCGATGAGGACGAGTTAGTCGACATCTGA
- the LOC133915788 gene encoding ubiquitin-like modifier-activating enzyme atg7 isoform X3 produces MTLLSLQDSSQVLSKEEAASLYKSLQEWRASSETTVPFFLVSISSDSSASVRQLKDWKACQGNCQNLLFGFYDHGFRHDNGKLDFPGWALRNYISFLSMRWKIEKVQFFCYRELRGQPDLEQSLIGEASFPPPCGWDDPDYVPEVIGWEGEKPGKGTKEMIPKEINLQSMNPASQDEEKQLMHLKLMGWRHFPVNIDKLSRVRVLLLGAGILGCEVARLLMTWGVRKLSVVDSGSVATSDLVKQSLYIDKDCGVPRVTAIVPHLKARCPAMEVEGTKMEIPVPGHPVSPSKIASVLDDCKRLQTLVASNDVVFLLTDTWESKWLPTLLCANQNKIAVTAVLGYDNYLVMRHGAGPGTRSGVMDEVIAQIEHLSTEDALGRQRLGCCFCNDAASLVNSIPNGTLDQQAIALPGLTSIASGEAVELFARMLHHPDEIHAAGDIAGMDTEHQLGLLPHQLRGSLPKCVLSTELGNSSSNCTACSNAVLSEYRRRGLDFVVQAINHPTYLKDLTGITDLKKPDACPRMPANIPVNSDKFSDVRCLLLGVGTLGCDVARILMDCGVRKLTVVDSGRVVVSNLARQSLYTSDDRGAPKATAILRHLADRCPSVDAQGIQMEIPMPGHPVSPSEVAGVLEDCKRLEELVASHDAIFLLTDTRESRWLPTLLCTNENKIAITAALGYDSYLVMRHGAGPGINCEGSDVVATTGKLSTKDAFGRQRLGCYFCNDVVAPVDSVSNRTLDQQCTVTRPGLASIASGRAVDLFTRMLHHPDGIHAPGENAGTIGEHPLGLLPHQIRGSLSQYNLLTLLGYSSSNCTACSNAVLSEYRRRGMDFVMQVINEPTYLEDLTGLTDLMKSVAYSQVEWLDGTDEDELVDI; encoded by the exons ATGACCCTGCTCAGCCTGCAAGACTCGTCACAAGTGCTCAGCAAAGAAGAG GCAGCATCCTTGTATAAATCATTGCAAGAGTGGCGTGCTTCTAGTGAAACAACAG TTCCATTCTTTCTGGTTAGTATATCCTCAGATTCCTCTGCCTCTGTAAGACAACTGAAGGACTGGAAAGCTTGCCAGGGGAACTGTCAAAAT CTGCTATTTGGGTTTTATGATCATGGCTTTCGGCATGACAATGGCAAACTAGATTTCCCTGGCTGGGCTCTTAGAAACTACATTTCATTCCTGAGCATGCGGTGGAAGATCGAGAAAGTTCAGTTCTTCTGCTACCGAGAATTGCGTGGGCAGCCTGATCTAGAACAGTCCTTAATTGGCGAAGCATCATTTCCACCACCTTGTG GCTGGGATGACCCTGATTATGTACCTGAAGTTATTGGGTGGGAAGGAGAAAAGCCTgggaagggaacaaaagaaaTGATACCAAAAGAAATAAATCTTCAATCAATGAATCCGGCAAG TCAGGATGAAGAAAAACAATTGATGCACTTGAAGCTTATGGGGTGGCGCCACTTTCCAGTGAATATAGACAAGTTATCGCGTGTTCGAGTTCTTCTGTTGGGTGCTGGAATTCTTGGATGTGAAGTTGCTCGCCTACTTATG ACCTGGGGTGTACGGAAACTTTCAGTGGTTGACAGTGGTTCTGTTGCCACATCTGATCTTGTCAAACAATCACTCTACATAGACAAGGACTGTGGAGTCCCAAGAGTGACTGCAATAGTTCCACATCTCAAAGCAAGATGTCCTGCAATG GAGGTAGAAGGCACGAAAATGGAAATACCAGTGCCTGGGCATCCTGTTTCTCCCAGCAAAATAGCAAGTGTGCTTGATGATTGCAAGCGTCTCCAAACATTAGTGGCTTCCAATGACGTGGTCTTTTTGTTAACTGACACATGGGAGAGCAAGTGGCTTCCAACTCTTTTGTGTGCAAATCAAAACAAG ATTGCTGTTACTGCAGTATTAGGATATGACAATTACCTTGTCATGCGACATGGTGCTGGTCCAGGAACAAGAAGTGGGGTTATGGATGAAGTGATTGCTCAGATAGAGCATTTGTCCACAGAAGATGCTCTTGGACGTCAAAGATTGGGCTGTTGTTTCTGCAATGATGCTGCTTCCCTTGTAAAT TCAATCCCTAATGGAACACTAGATCAACAAGCAATAGCACTACCTGGACTAACCTCGATTGCATCTGGCGAAGCAGTGGAGCTGTTTGCTAGGATGTTACATCATCCTGATGA GATACATGCTGCAGGAGATATTGCTGGTATGGACACTGAACATCAGCTTGGTCTATTGCCACATCAGCTACGAGGATCACTCCCAAAGTGTGTTTTATCAACTGAATTAGGCAATTCCTCAAGCAATTGTACTGCATGTTCCAATGCA GTATTGTCAGAGTATAGAAGAAGAGGATTGGATTTTGTTGTGCAGGCCATCAACCATCCAACATATCTAAAAGATCTAACAGgcattactgatttgaaaaagccGGATGCTTGTCCTAGAATGCCCGCCAATATCCCTGTAAATTCAGACAAGTTTTCCGATGTCAGATGCCTACTTTTAGGTGTTGGGACTCTTGGATGTGATGTTGCCCGTATTCTTATG GACTGTGGTGTACGGAAGCTAACAGTGGTTGATAGTGGCCGTGTTGTTGTGTCAAATTTGGCGAGACAATCACTCTACACATCTGATGATCGTGGTGCCCCCAAAGCGACTGCGATACTTAGGCATCTAGCGGACAGATGTCCTTCAGTG GATGCacaaggcattcaaatggaaaTACCTATGCCAGGGCATCCTGTGTCTCCTAGTGAAGTAGCTGGTGTGCTTGAAGATTGCAAGCGCCTGGAGGAATTAGTAGCTTCCCATGATGCTATCTTCTTGTTGACCGACACCAGGGAAAGTAGATGGCTTCCAACGCTCCTCTGCACTAATGAAAACAAG ATTGCGATTACCGCAGCATTAGGGTATGACAGTTACCTTGTCATGCGACATGGGGCTGGTCCTGGCATAAATTGTGAAGGTTCGGATGTGGTTGCTACCACGGGTAAGCTGTCCACAAAGGATGCTTTTGGACGTCAAAGACTGGGGTGCTATTTCTGCAATGATGTTGTTGCTCCTGTTGAT TCAGTCTCCAATCGAACACTGGATCAACAATGTACAGTAACACGACCTGGTCTAGCCTCTATTGCATCTGGACGTGCCGTTGACCTCTTCACAAGAATGCTACATCATCCAGATGG GATACATGCTCCAGGAGAGAACGCTGGCACGATCGGTGAGCATCCGCTTGGCCTATTGCCTCACCAGATACGAGGATCACTGTCACAGTACAACTTATTAACACTCTTGGGTTATTCCTCTAGCAATTGCACGGCGTGTTCCAATGCG GTATTGTCTGAATATCGGAGGAGAGGAATGGATTTTGTGATGCAAGTGATCAACGAACCAACTTATTTGGAAGACCTAACTGGCCTGACGGACTTGATGAAATCTGTAGCTTACTCTCAGGTCGAGTGGTTAGATGGAACCGATGAGGACGAGTTAGTCGACATCTGA